One genomic segment of Vespa velutina chromosome 10, iVesVel2.1, whole genome shotgun sequence includes these proteins:
- the LOC124952653 gene encoding reticulocalbin-2 isoform X1, with the protein MHIQNMRGCILFLIIFSISESISNSNAASAHIHTHQHNRGEGNERTQDGAFSPRGMDHYVGDEHHQEFDHEAILGSVKDAEEFDKLPVEESRRRLGILLTKMDLNNDNFIERNELKAWILRSFSMLSTEESQDRLEDADSDEDGKVSWDEILQDIYGSDPQDLALDDQLIHYDKETFDAADLNKDGYLDSEEFKAYTHPEEVPRMFPLLLKQVLDEKDIDKDGCISFQEYIGERAKSEDKEWLLIKKDKFDHEYDKNGNGKLESDEILSWRVPSNEEIANDEVDHLFAASDDDHDNRLSFEEILDHHDTFVGSEATDYGDQLQDIERFTDEL; encoded by the exons ATGCACATACAAAACATGCGTGGATGtattctatttcttataatcTTCAGTATATCTGAATCCATCTCGAATAGTAATGCGGCGTCCGCACATATTCATACTCATCAACACAATAGAGGTGAAGGCAATGAAAGAACACAAGACGGTGCGTTCAGTCCACGGGGTATGGACCACTACGTAGGTGATGAACATCATCAGGAGTTTGATCACGAGGCAATTCttg GAAGCGTTAAAGATGCAGAAGAATTTGATAAACTTCCAGTAGAAGAATCAAGGCGTCGATTAGGCATATTATTAACCAAAATggatttaaataatgataatttcattgaaagaaacgaattgAAAGCTTGGATTTTACGTTCATTCAG TATGCTCTCTACCGAAGAATCACAAGACCGCTTGGAAGATGCAGATAGTGATGAGGATGGTAAAGTCAGTTGGGATGAAATTTTACAAGATATTTATGGATCAGATCCACAAGACCTTGCTCTTGATGATCAACTCATACATTATGATAAAGAAACATTTGATGCAGCAGATTTAAATAAAGATGGTTATTTAGATTCAGAAGAATTTAAGGCATATACTCATCCAGAAGAAGTACCTAGAATGTTTCCactattattaaaacaagTTCTTGACGAAAAAGATATTGATAAAGATGGTTGTATCAGTTTTCAAGAATATATTGGAGAAAGAGCAAAATCTGAGGATAAAGAGTGGTTGTTgattaaaaaagacaaatttgATCATGAATATGACAAAAATGGAAATGGTAAACTTGAATCTGATGAGATTTTATCATGGCGTGTACCAAGTAACga AGAAATAGCAAACGACGAAGTTGATCACTTATTTGCAGCATCTGATGATGATCATGATAATAGATTGTCATTCGAAGAGATTTTAGATCATC
- the LOC124952653 gene encoding reticulocalbin-2 isoform X2 translates to MHIQNMRGCILFLIIFSISESISNSNAASAHIHTHQHNRGEGNERTQDGAFSPRGMDHYVGDEHHQEFDHEAILGSVKDAEEFDKLPVEESRRRLGILLTKMDLNNDNFIERNELKAWILRSFSMLSTEESQDRLEDADSDEDGKVSWDEILQDIYGSDPQDLALDDQLIHYDKETFDAADLNKDGYLDSEEFKAYTHPEEVPRMFPLLLKQVLDEKDIDKDGCISFQEYIGERAKSEDKEWLLIKKDKFDHEYDKNGNGKLESDEILSWRVPSNELSILYIFQRNSKRRS, encoded by the exons ATGCACATACAAAACATGCGTGGATGtattctatttcttataatcTTCAGTATATCTGAATCCATCTCGAATAGTAATGCGGCGTCCGCACATATTCATACTCATCAACACAATAGAGGTGAAGGCAATGAAAGAACACAAGACGGTGCGTTCAGTCCACGGGGTATGGACCACTACGTAGGTGATGAACATCATCAGGAGTTTGATCACGAGGCAATTCttg GAAGCGTTAAAGATGCAGAAGAATTTGATAAACTTCCAGTAGAAGAATCAAGGCGTCGATTAGGCATATTATTAACCAAAATggatttaaataatgataatttcattgaaagaaacgaattgAAAGCTTGGATTTTACGTTCATTCAG TATGCTCTCTACCGAAGAATCACAAGACCGCTTGGAAGATGCAGATAGTGATGAGGATGGTAAAGTCAGTTGGGATGAAATTTTACAAGATATTTATGGATCAGATCCACAAGACCTTGCTCTTGATGATCAACTCATACATTATGATAAAGAAACATTTGATGCAGCAGATTTAAATAAAGATGGTTATTTAGATTCAGAAGAATTTAAGGCATATACTCATCCAGAAGAAGTACCTAGAATGTTTCCactattattaaaacaagTTCTTGACGAAAAAGATATTGATAAAGATGGTTGTATCAGTTTTCAAGAATATATTGGAGAAAGAGCAAAATCTGAGGATAAAGAGTGGTTGTTgattaaaaaagacaaatttgATCATGAATATGACAAAAATGGAAATGGTAAACTTGAATCTGATGAGATTTTATCATGGCGTGTACCAAGTAACga ACtatcaatattatacatatttcagAGAAATAGCAAACGACGAAGTTGA